A region of Arabidopsis thaliana chromosome 5, partial sequence DNA encodes the following proteins:
- a CDS encoding Disease resistance protein (TIR-NBS-LRR class) (Disease resistance protein (TIR-NBS-LRR class); FUNCTIONS IN: transmembrane receptor activity, ATP binding; INVOLVED IN: signal transduction, apoptosis, defense response, innate immune response; LOCATED IN: intrinsic to membrane; CONTAINS InterPro DOMAIN/s: NB-ARC (InterPro:IPR002182), Leucine-rich repeat (InterPro:IPR001611), Disease resistance protein (InterPro:IPR000767), Toll-Interleukin receptor (InterPro:IPR000157); BEST Arabidopsis thaliana protein match is: Disease resistance protein (TIR-NBS-LRR class) family (TAIR:AT3G51560.1); Has 30201 Blast hits to 17322 proteins in 780 species: Archae - 12; Bacteria - 1396; Metazoa - 17338; Fungi - 3422; Plants - 5037; Viruses - 0; Other Eukaryotes - 2996 (source: NCBI BLink).) — protein sequence MDKKEETKQPDNIIYDKNDSSVASFISYLMAGFGCRGIKQFLGIYLVILSRDYASSVLCLENLELCCDDKKSYEVVPVFYGVSRSDVRQQSGPFSDAFTKLERSNPADHVTKWRRMFAKIAELKGHEYDEELSEESEFVEEIVEDVYELLNPTEEIRIHSRQLDIQNLLCKQQWGLRTLGILGKPGIGKTTLARAVFRRMVGGYDASHFVKDFHTRYSEMTLEPLPAHFLCMTQVEEFDLNNSGSEQCHRQKRVLIVLDDVRNEQDAMSFLGEIDQFGPGSLIIITSRDRQVLEKCHLNEIYELNGLNGEDARKLFTRCAFGKDVIVKNLPMIVIKGFEGNPSALRSYANKFKGKTTEDSMRILFKDAVFNTKKNTSMCIYSNIAIHEHKSIFLNKTVLHAIQNIIFDLEEHPDLDLPNHVAESISDLRSPCVHHPSVQVQSLPKHFHRRQLVLLHGLACQFYKLWEGYKRFSRLRKINLGHCEKLVQVVELSNACYLEEINLQDCKNLDTFPDTDQLENLQFLDLSNCSGIKYFQENASKLEKLWDGAQSTGFLIPERNPRSTNLERLDLSVCSSLMLLPPSIGHLQQLKDLNMEEISRNISYLYLDKTAIEEVPQWIEDISGLSDLSMSDSWQNHPEEISTSLMRVDMSGNSFERLPDTWTSIQPKDLILGNCKNLVSLPELPATLSLLTANNCVSLESLYVHGNVLTVSLPRISLSKQILRYKACIVVESRPGPVNDPPAELSYGDVQFEFLCLDHRKEIIKIKECGIQLMEVYSRKRSGTEDGNKPAENDEELRRIRKQMRVRMTKHW from the exons AtggataaaaaagaagaaaccaagcaACCCGACAACATAATCTACGACAAAAATGACTCATCAGTGGCTTCCTTCATCAGCTACCTCATGGCGGGTTTTGGCTGCAGAGGAATCAAGCAGTTTCTCGGAATTTATTTAGTGATTCTCTCTAGAGACTACGCATCTTCCGTGTTGTGCCTAGAGAACCTCGAATTATGCTGTGACGACAAGAAGAGCTATGAGGTGGTTCCGGTGTTCTATGGTGTAAGTCGATCGGACGTGAGGCAACAATCGGGGCCGTTTAGTGATGCGTTCACAAAGCTGGAAAGGTCAAATCCTGCAGATCATGTGACTAAGTGGCGACGCATGTTTGCGAAAATAGCAGAACTAAAAGGCCATGAGTATGATGAAGAATTAAG CGAAGAATCCGAATTTGTGGAAGAGATCGTGGAAGATGTGTATGAGCTACTTAATCCTACGGAAGAGATTAGGATCCACAGCCGGCAACTGGATATACAAAACTTGTTATGCAAGCAACAATGGGGCCTTCGCACTCTAGGCATTTTAGGTAAGCCTGGCATTGGCAAGACAACACTTGCTAGAGCGGTCTTTCGCAGAATGGTTGGAGGCTATGATGCTTCTCACTTTGTCAAGGATTTCCACACACGATATAGTGAGATGACACTTGAGCCTTTGCCTGCTCATTTCTTGTGTATGACTCAAGTCGAAGAGTTTGACCTAAACAATTCTGGCTCCGAGCAATGCCATCGCCAAAAAAGGGTTTTGATTGTTCTAGATGATGTACGAAATGAGCAAGACGCGATGTCTTTTCTTGGAGAAATTGATCAGTTTGGTCCAGGGAGCTTGATCATCATAACCTCAAGAGATAGACAAGTACTTGAGAAGTGCCATCTCAACGAGATTTATGAGCTTAACGGTCTAAATGGTGAAGATGCTAGGAAGCTATTCACGAGGTGTGCCTTTGGGAAAGATGTGATAGTGAAGAATCTTCCAATGATTGTTATTAAAGGTTTTGAAGGGAACCCGTCTGCTCTTCGCTCATATGCGAATAAATTTAAGGGAAAGACCACAGAAGATTCTATGAGGATCTTGTTTAAGGATGCAGTTTTTAACACAAAGAAGAACACATCTATGTGCATTTACTCCAATATT gCTATTCATGAAcataaaagtatatttttgaaCAAGACTGTCTTGCATGCCATACAGAACATTATATTTGATCTGGAGGAGCACCCGGATTTGGATCTTCCTAACCACGTCGCTGAGTCTATCAGTGACCTAAGGAGTCCTTGTGTGCATCATCCATCCGTGCAGGTGCAATCCTTGCCCAAACATTTTCACAGAAGGCAACTTGTTCTACTCCATGGACTTGCTTGTCAATTTTACAAACTTTGGGAAGGATATAAG AGGTTCTCGAGGTTGAGGAAAATCAATCTTGGGCACTGTGAGAAACTAGTTCAAGTTGTGGAACTATCAAACGCATGTTACCTTGAGGAAATCAATCTTCAAGACTGCAAAAACTTGGATACCTTTCCAGACACTGATCAGCTAGAGAATCTCCaatttcttgatctctctaaTTGCAGTGGGAtcaaatattttcaagaaaat GCTAGCAAGCTTGAGAAGCTGTGGGATGGAGCTCAG TCTACGGGGTTCCTTATACCTGAGAGAAATCCCAGATCCACCAATCTTGAGAGATTAGATCTTAGCGTTTGCTCGAGTTTGATGTTGCTTCCTCCCTCTATTGGGCATCTCCAACAATTGAAGGATTTGAACATGGAAG AAATTTCAAGAAACATTTCATATCTCTATCTTGATAAAACTGCAATAGAGGAAGTTCCACAATGGATCGAGGATATCTCTGGGCTATCTGACCTTTCGATGAGTG ATAGCTGGCAGAACCACCCTGAGGAGATCTCCACTTCTCTCATGAGAGTAGACATGTCTGGTAACAGTTTTGAAAGACTTCCAGACACATGGACTTCCATTCAACCAAAAGATCTTATCCTTGGTAACTGCAAAAATCTCGTGTCACTACCAGAGCTCCCTGCAACGCTCTCTCTGCTAACGGCAAATAATTGTGTATCACTTGAGAGCTTATACG TTCATGGAAATGTTCTAACCGTCTCTTTACCTCGTATCTCTCTTTCCAAACAAATCTTGAGATATAAAGCTTGCATTGTGGTTGAATCAAGACCTGGGCCTG TCAATGATCCTCCAGCTGAGTTGAGCTATGGCGATGTGCAGTTTGAGTTTTTATGCCTTGACCACAGGAAGGaaataataaagataaaagaatGCGGCATACAACTCATGGAGGTTTATAGTAGGAAAAGATCTGGAACTGAAGACGGAAACAAGCCTGCAGAGAACGACGAAGAGTTAAGGAGAATCAGGAAGCAAATGCGTGTACGCATGACCAAGCATTGGTAA
- a CDS encoding Disease resistance protein (TIR-NBS-LRR class): MDKKEETKQPDNIIYDKNDSSVASFISYLMAGFGCRGIKQFLGIYLVILSRDYASSVLCLENLELCCDDKKSYEVVPVFYGVSRSDVRQQSGPFSDAFTKLERSNPADHVTKWRRMFAKIAELKGHEYDEELSEESEFVEEIVEDVYELLNPTEEIRIHSRQLDIQNLLCKQQWGLRTLGILGKPGIGKTTLARAVFRRMVGGYDASHFVKDFHTRYSEMTLEPLPAHFLCMTQVEEFDLNNSGSEQCHRQKRVLIVLDDVRNEQDAMSFLGEIDQFGPGSLIIITSRDRQVLEKCHLNEIYELNGLNGEDARKLFTRCAFGKDVIVKNLPMIVIKGFEGNPSALRSYANKFKGKTTEDSMRILFKDAVFNTKKNTSMCIYSNIAIHEHKSIFLNKTVLHAIQNIIFDLEEHPDLDLPNHVAESISDLRSPCVHHPSVQVQSLPKHFHRRQLVLLHGLACQFYKLWEGYKRFSRLRKINLGHCEKLVQVVELSNACYLEEINLQDCKNLDTFPDTDQLENLQFLDLSNCSGIKYFQENASKLEKLWDGAQSTGFLIPERNPRSTNLERLDLSVCSSLMLLPPSIGHLQQLKDLNMEEISRNISYLYLDKTAIEEVPQWIEDISGLSDLSMSDSWQNHPEEISTSLMRVDMSGNSFERLPDTWTSIQPKDLILGNCKNLVSLPELPATLSLLTANNCVSLESLYVHGNVLTVSLPRISLSKQILRYKACIVVESRPGPVNDPPAELSYGDVQFEFLCLDHRKEIIKIKECGIQLMEVYSRKRSGTEDGNKPAENDEELRRIRKQMRVRMTKH, from the exons AtggataaaaaagaagaaaccaagcaACCCGACAACATAATCTACGACAAAAATGACTCATCAGTGGCTTCCTTCATCAGCTACCTCATGGCGGGTTTTGGCTGCAGAGGAATCAAGCAGTTTCTCGGAATTTATTTAGTGATTCTCTCTAGAGACTACGCATCTTCCGTGTTGTGCCTAGAGAACCTCGAATTATGCTGTGACGACAAGAAGAGCTATGAGGTGGTTCCGGTGTTCTATGGTGTAAGTCGATCGGACGTGAGGCAACAATCGGGGCCGTTTAGTGATGCGTTCACAAAGCTGGAAAGGTCAAATCCTGCAGATCATGTGACTAAGTGGCGACGCATGTTTGCGAAAATAGCAGAACTAAAAGGCCATGAGTATGATGAAGAATTAAG CGAAGAATCCGAATTTGTGGAAGAGATCGTGGAAGATGTGTATGAGCTACTTAATCCTACGGAAGAGATTAGGATCCACAGCCGGCAACTGGATATACAAAACTTGTTATGCAAGCAACAATGGGGCCTTCGCACTCTAGGCATTTTAGGTAAGCCTGGCATTGGCAAGACAACACTTGCTAGAGCGGTCTTTCGCAGAATGGTTGGAGGCTATGATGCTTCTCACTTTGTCAAGGATTTCCACACACGATATAGTGAGATGACACTTGAGCCTTTGCCTGCTCATTTCTTGTGTATGACTCAAGTCGAAGAGTTTGACCTAAACAATTCTGGCTCCGAGCAATGCCATCGCCAAAAAAGGGTTTTGATTGTTCTAGATGATGTACGAAATGAGCAAGACGCGATGTCTTTTCTTGGAGAAATTGATCAGTTTGGTCCAGGGAGCTTGATCATCATAACCTCAAGAGATAGACAAGTACTTGAGAAGTGCCATCTCAACGAGATTTATGAGCTTAACGGTCTAAATGGTGAAGATGCTAGGAAGCTATTCACGAGGTGTGCCTTTGGGAAAGATGTGATAGTGAAGAATCTTCCAATGATTGTTATTAAAGGTTTTGAAGGGAACCCGTCTGCTCTTCGCTCATATGCGAATAAATTTAAGGGAAAGACCACAGAAGATTCTATGAGGATCTTGTTTAAGGATGCAGTTTTTAACACAAAGAAGAACACATCTATGTGCATTTACTCCAATATT gCTATTCATGAAcataaaagtatatttttgaaCAAGACTGTCTTGCATGCCATACAGAACATTATATTTGATCTGGAGGAGCACCCGGATTTGGATCTTCCTAACCACGTCGCTGAGTCTATCAGTGACCTAAGGAGTCCTTGTGTGCATCATCCATCCGTGCAGGTGCAATCCTTGCCCAAACATTTTCACAGAAGGCAACTTGTTCTACTCCATGGACTTGCTTGTCAATTTTACAAACTTTGGGAAGGATATAAG AGGTTCTCGAGGTTGAGGAAAATCAATCTTGGGCACTGTGAGAAACTAGTTCAAGTTGTGGAACTATCAAACGCATGTTACCTTGAGGAAATCAATCTTCAAGACTGCAAAAACTTGGATACCTTTCCAGACACTGATCAGCTAGAGAATCTCCaatttcttgatctctctaaTTGCAGTGGGAtcaaatattttcaagaaaat GCTAGCAAGCTTGAGAAGCTGTGGGATGGAGCTCAG TCTACGGGGTTCCTTATACCTGAGAGAAATCCCAGATCCACCAATCTTGAGAGATTAGATCTTAGCGTTTGCTCGAGTTTGATGTTGCTTCCTCCCTCTATTGGGCATCTCCAACAATTGAAGGATTTGAACATGGAAG AAATTTCAAGAAACATTTCATATCTCTATCTTGATAAAACTGCAATAGAGGAAGTTCCACAATGGATCGAGGATATCTCTGGGCTATCTGACCTTTCGATGAGTG ATAGCTGGCAGAACCACCCTGAGGAGATCTCCACTTCTCTCATGAGAGTAGACATGTCTGGTAACAGTTTTGAAAGACTTCCAGACACATGGACTTCCATTCAACCAAAAGATCTTATCCTTGGTAACTGCAAAAATCTCGTGTCACTACCAGAGCTCCCTGCAACGCTCTCTCTGCTAACGGCAAATAATTGTGTATCACTTGAGAGCTTATACG TTCATGGAAATGTTCTAACCGTCTCTTTACCTCGTATCTCTCTTTCCAAACAAATCTTGAGATATAAAGCTTGCATTGTGGTTGAATCAAGACCTGGGCCTG TCAATGATCCTCCAGCTGAGTTGAGCTATGGCGATGTGCAGTTTGAGTTTTTATGCCTTGACCACAGGAAGGaaataataaagataaaagaatGCGGCATACAACTCATGGAGGTTTATAGTAGGAAAAGATCTGGAACTGAAGACGGAAACAAGCCTGCAGAGAACGACGAAGAGTTAAGGAGAATCAGGAAGCAAATGCGTGTACGCATGACCAAGCATTG